The proteins below are encoded in one region of Phaseolus vulgaris cultivar G19833 chromosome 1, P. vulgaris v2.0, whole genome shotgun sequence:
- the LOC137813753 gene encoding ricin B-like lectin R40G3, which translates to MSFPFSHTHHRRDDDDEPPTAYPPPGNTFPNPLQQPPPPFYGAPQPPPPHPETNVFHTSHVPPPGHVSQDFNYSAPPSHHHPHHHHEADHGFSHGYSPAPTAAGYPPPGATSTVHHVAHETHHHTPHFPSHNAPTTVSHVSHQVNTGLHSKPTVRVVTKAAPDFSLTIRQGQVILAPSDPTNEYQHWYKDEKYSTRVKDQEGCPAFSLVNKATGEALKHSIGASHPVRLIPYKPDYLDESILWTESRDLGDGHRTIRMVNNVHLNVDAFHGDKNSGGVHDGTTIVLWDWNKGDNQRWKILPY; encoded by the exons ATGTCGTTCCCCTTCAGCCACACCCACCACCGCAGAGACGACGACGACGAACCACCCACCGCTTACCCTCCGCCGGGAAACACCTTCCCCAACCCTCTCCAACAGCCACCCCCACCCTTCTACGGCGCTCCCCAACCACCGCCCCCTCATCCCGAGACCAACGTGTTCCATACGTCTCACGTCCCACCACCAGGACACGTGTCGCAGGACTTCAACTACTCAGCTCCCCCTTCTCATCACCATCCTCACCACCATCATGAAGCAGATCACGGGTTCTCCCACGGGTACTCCCCTGCTCCCACTGCTGCCGGTTACCCCCCTCCTGGAGCCACCTCCACCGTCCACCACGTGGCTCACGAGACCCACCACCATACCCCTCATTTCCCTTCTCACAATGCTCCCACCACCGTGAGCCACGTTAGCCACCAGGTTAACACCGGTCTCCACTCCAAACCCACAGTGAGGGTTGTAACCAAAGCTGCGCCCGATTTCTCTCTCACCATTCGTCAGGGCCAAGTCATTCTCGCACCCTCCGATCCCACCAATGAGTACCAG CATTGGTACAAGGATGAGAAGTACAGCACCAGGGTGAAGGATCAAGAGGGGTGCCCTGCTTTCTCTTTGGTCAACAAGGCCACTGGTGAGGCCTTGAAGCATTCAATTGGTGCCTCTCATCCG GTTCGGTTGATACCTTACAAACCAGACTACCTTGACGAGTCTATTTTGTGGACTGAGAGCCGGGACCTAGGTGATGGCCACAGAACTATAAGGATGGTCAATAACGTTCATCTTAATGTGGATGCTTTCCATGGTGATAAGAATTCGGGAGGTGTGCATGATGGCACTACAATAGTCCTCTGGGACTGGAACAAAGGTGATAACCAGCGGTGGAAGATCTTACCTTACT GA